Proteins encoded together in one Penicillium digitatum chromosome 1, complete sequence window:
- a CDS encoding Endothelin-converting enzyme, translating into MLLSRRSCTFETCAFDSTGRHYDESGNYTNWWDDETIEAFEERARCFVDQYSNFTVLGPEDKVLHVNGRLTLGENIADAGGLTASYHAWKKHDEAKPDLHLPGLDTFTKEQLFFISYGNWWCGKTTKEAAEQAIYNDPHAPKPARIIETMANSREFKNAFSCPDRKPACKLW; encoded by the exons ATGCTGCTGAGTCGACGGTCCTGCACATTTGAGACTTGTG CGTTCGATTCTACCGGTCGACACTACGATGAGAGTGGAAACTACACCAACTGGTGGGACGATGAAACCATTGAAGCCTTTGAAGAGCGTGCTCGATGCTTTGTCGACCAGTATTCCAACTTTACCGTCCTAGGTCCCGAGGACAAGGTTCTCCACGTGAACGGACGACTGACACTGGGCGAGAACATCGCCGATGCTGGTGGTTTGACCGCATCGTACCACGCGTGGAAGAAGCACGATGAGGCAAAGCCTGACCTCCACCTCCCGGGATTGGATACCTTCACCAAAGAGCAGCTGTTCTTTATATCCTATGGTAATTGGTGGTGTGGAAAGACTACCAAGGAAGCGGCTGAGCAGGCGATCTATAACGATCCCCATGCGCCCAAGCCAGCACGAATTATC GAAACCATGGCCAACTCTCGGGAGTTCAAAAATGCCTTTAGTTGCCCAGATAGGAAGCCGGCTTGCAAGCTTTGGTAG
- a CDS encoding G protein complex alpha subunit GanA — translation MGCFVSKPEEADKDAFQRNARIDRTLRNDKKTLDRTIKILLLGAGESGKSTIIKQMRIIHSRGFPEEERHQTRAIIYSNIVIAFKVLLDIMNSEEIDFENEEKIRPFADLLENTEPDVGSDEAFSDLEVRDAMRAMWKDEGVQKAVARGHEFALHDNLHYFYESLDRIFTQGWLPDNQDMLQARLRTTGITETLFELGQMNFRMMDVGGQRSERKKWIHCFEGVQCLLFMVALSGYDQCLVEDQNANQMHEAMMLFESLVNGEWFKRKPIILFLNKIDLFKRKLAISSISKHFPDYTGSDTDYDTSAQYFADRFRGINRIPDREIYIHYTNATDTTLLKATMDSVQDMIIQKNLHTLIL, via the exons ATGGGTTGCTTCGTTTCGAAGCCCGAGGAGGCTGATAAGGATGCTTTCCAGCGCAATGCGCGCATTGACCGGACTCTCAGGAATGACAAGAAGACGCTGGACCGGACCATCAAGATTCTGCTATTAG GAGCGGGAGAGTCTGGCAAGTCCACCATTATCAAGCAGATGCGAATCATTCACAGTCGGGGCTTCCCGGAGGAAGAGCGTCACCAAACCCGCGCTATTATCTACTCGAACATTGTCATTGCATTCAAGGTTTTGTTGGATATCATGAATTCTGAGGAAATCGATTTTGAGAACGAGGAGAAGATTAGG CCCTTTGCGGACCTACTAGAGAATACGGAACCAGATGTAGGGTCCGACGAAGCCTTCTCCGATCTCGAGGTTCGCGATGCGATGAGGGCCATGTGGAAGGATGAAGGTGTGCAAAAGGCTGTTGCACGGGGGCATGAATTTGCTCTCCATGATAACTTGCACTA TTTTTACGAATCTCTCGATCGCATATTCACTCAGGGCTGGCTTCCTGATAACCAGGACATGTTGCAGGCTCGGCTTCGGACAACGGGTATTACGGAAACTCTGTTTGAACTCGGACAGATGAACTTCCGCATGATGGATGTTGGAGGACAGCGGTCAGAACGGAAAAAATGGATACACTGTTTTGAGGGTGTCCAGTGCCTGTTGTTCATGGTCGCCTTGTCCGGATACGATCAATGTCTGGTCGAAGACCAGAATGCC AATCAAATGCATGAGGCCATGATGTTATTCGAATCATTAGTGAACGGCGAATGGTTTAAGCGCAAACCAATCATTCTATTCCTCAACAAGATTGATCTGTTCAAACGCAAACTCGCCATCTCCTCTATCTCGAAGCACTTCCCAGATTATACCGGCTCTGACACCGACTATGATACCTCGGCACAGTACTTTGCAGACCGATTCCGTGGCATCAACCGTATCCCAGACCGCGAAATTTACATCCACTACACTAATGCAACTGACACAACACTACTCAAGGCGACTATGGATTCAGTACAGGACATGATCATTCAGAAGAATCTGCATACCTTAATACTATAA
- a CDS encoding DUF1713 domain protein yields MLSTSLRRAAWTPMLLPGISRSGQNLTSSLLGAARPLQQRRSARNGSSKSRQHTAFSNLPSVPSTQHRQPHDVHVASFFSIHRPISVTTTVPPTSSTDAFEAIFSSKRPLKNEPEDVIFTLSSAVQSMETGSQGMSESEDHFRSFSEQDGELRMLNGPDAKFSVEEFTRRLRPFQPPPPPVPMHTSAIETAESTDAQIENEYQTYSTVLTIREARHADGRKTYEAHTGPFVRNGEMEDPSDMCDEISIEAPSDSTAGMSYIERLRNNHTMHAISTMRRRKAKMKKHKFKKLMKRTRTLRRKLDK; encoded by the exons ATGTTGTCAACATCCTTACGCCGGGCGGCATGGACCCCCATGCTGCTTCCAGGGATATCTCGTTCCGGTCAAAATCTTACCAGCAGCTTGCTCGGCGCAGCCCGACCTCTGCAACAACGCCG CTCTGCCCGTAACGGATCTTCGAAGTCTAGGCAACATACGGCATTTTCCAACCTCCCAAGTGTGCCCTCGACACAACACCGACAGCCACATG ATGTTCATGTAGCATCATTCTTCTCCATCCACCGGCCAATCTCGGTGACGACCACGGTGCCCCCGACCTCGAGCACCGATGCATTCGAAGCGATCTTCTCGTCAAAGCGGCCGCTGAAGAACGAGCCTGAGGACGTCATCTTCACTCTATCTTCGGCTGTGCAGTCGATGGAAACTGGCTCCCAGGGTATGTCAGAGTCCGAAGACCATTTCCGAAGCTTCAGCGAACAGGACGGCGAACTCCGTATGTTGAATGGCCCCGATGCAAAGTTTTCTGTGGAGGAATTCACCCGTCGTCTTCGCCCATTCCAGCCTCCTCCCCCGCCCGTCCCCATGCACACATCCGCTATCGAGACTGCCGAGTCAACCGATGCTCAAATTGAAAACGAGTACCAGACCTACTCGACCGTCCTGACGATCCGCGAAGCTCGCCACGCCGACGGTCGCAAGACCTATGAGGCACACACGGGACCTTTCGTTCGCAACGGAGAGATGGAGGACCCATCTGATATGTGCGACGAGATCTCCATCGAGGCGCCCTCTGATTCCACCGCAGGCATGAGTTACATTGAACGTCTGCGCAACAATCACACCATGCATGCTATCAGCACCATGAGACGGCGCAAggccaagatgaagaagcacaagttcaagaagctgatGAAGAGAACGCGTACTCTGAGACGGAAACTCGACAAGTAG
- a CDS encoding ATPase, F0/V0 complex, subunit C — protein MATELCPVYAPFFGALGCTSAIVFTCFGAAYGTAKAGVGVCSMAVLRPDLIVKNIVPIVMAGIIGIYGLVVSVLVANDLTQQLPLYTGFIQLGAGLSVGLAGLAAGFAIGIVGDAGVRGTAQQPRLYVGMILILIFAEVLGLYGLIVALLMNSRSKAVC, from the exons ATGGCAACTGAACTTTG CCCCGTCTATGCG CCCTTCTTTGGTGCGCTGGGCTGCACCTCCGCTATCGTTTTCACCTGCTTCGGTGCCGCATATGGAACTGCTAAGGCTGGTGTCGGAGTTTGCTCTATGGCTGTCCTCCGCCCCGACCTGATCGTTAAGA ACATTGTCCCCATTGTCATGGCGGGTATCATTGGTATCTACGGCCTGGTCGTGTCGGTCCTGGTTGCCAACGACTTGACCCAGCAGCTTCCTCTCTACACTGGTTTCATCCAGCTCGGTGCTGGTCTGTCTGTTGGTCTGGCTGGTCTTGCTGCGGG TTTCGCTATTGGTATTGTTGGTGACGCCGGTGTTCGTGGAACGGCTCAACAGCCTAGACTGTATGTCGGAATGATTCTAATTCTCATTTTCGCTGAAGTCTTGG GTCTGTACGGGCTGATTGTTGCCCTTCTCATGAACTCTCGCTCGAAAGCTGTCTGCTAA
- a CDS encoding ATPase, F0/V0 complex, subunit C, which yields MRVALNSGRWQLLSSCKAPGSLGRGDRWYTTQNLAKDGRPLAYTWLTKTAEETTPDDILSSLPSGPVSPAAAPASIPLLLVTPSFAHWLDSSSPFLSQFLSRLYGNSPENDTLYAVTAVVDALPNATSKSTNLSESEGLSLLIVGQSSVQAKTAPPRLIRSSASEETNLLFSFQPKVIGQISKGPAHEVGLRLANTIFVNGRETTISGTRWLWDKPSNAYTLNSSIDLTSCMVTTTSQAVDTALELPLHPVTERRRVMTSMGNILRQLAKSTDVTSTDTMPASSELERELPRYIAEHNIIDQRVSVWALVEKPDLVMADSGSSTHDRLIQSLHQGGKLHRVMSGGGGWGKKQGLLSLDPEVGFSGTANQDDLVTLSQVFDPDTTKLDTLPSIDKGITVDDLSLLSQVATAGDYIQFFVSVEPTGAQGSVSSNIDLQEEPISYHFGMVADSMKIETHATDEDSNGVIPLPRTFGALSEKAIAYSQPIKGEVVSESCTKLNIPGSRVVLKTV from the exons ATGAGGGTAGCCCTCAATTCCGGGCGCTGGCAACTGCTGAGCTCATGCAAAGCTCCTGGAAGCCTCGGTCGCGGAGATAGATGGTACACGACGCAGAACCTGGCCAAAGATGGGCGGCCTTTGGCATACACATGGCTCACAAAGACAGCAGAAGAGACA ACCCCAGACGACATTCTGTCCAGTCTTCCTTCGGGGCCTGTGAGCCCAGCAGCTGCGCCCGCTTCTATTcctctcctcctcgttaCTCCAAGCTTTGCCCACTGGCTCGATTCATCTAGCCCTTTCTTGTCACAATTTTTAAGTCGCCTCTATGGAAACTCCCCGGAGAATGATACTCTCTATGCCGTTACAGCTGTGGTCGACGCACTTCCGAATGCTACATCCAAAAGCACCAATTTAAGTGAGTCCGAAGGGCTGTCGCTTCTGATAGTAGGGCAATCAAGTGTCCAGGCAAAAACTGCACCACCCCGTCTCATCCGAAGCTCTGCCAGTGAGGAAACCAACCTCTTGTTTTCATTCCAACCCAAAGTGATTGGTCAAATCAGCAAGGGACCTGCGCACGAGGTCGGATTGCGTCTAGCGAACACTATATTTGTCAATGGGAGAGAAACAACGATCTCTGGTACACGCTGGCTCTGGGATAAACCCTCAAACGCATATACTTTGAACAGTTCGATCGATCTCACAAGCTGCATGGTGACAACCACTTCCCAGGCTGTAGATACCGCATTGGAGTTGCCATTGCATCCAGTGACTGAACGACGAAGAGTCATGACTAGCATGGGAAATATTTTACGGCAACTAGCAAAATCGACGGATGTGACGTCAACGGATACAATGCCTGCTTCGTCGGAGCTCGAGAGGGAGCTTCCACGTTATATCGCAGAACACAATATCATTGACCAGCGTGTATCCGTCTGGGCGCTTGTCGAGAAACCTGACTTGGTGATGGCTGATTCAGGTTCATCTACTCATGATCGCTTAATCCAATCTCTGCACCAAGGCGGGAAATTGCACCGCGTCATGAGCGGTGGAGGCGGATGGGGAAAGAAGCAAGGCCTTCTTTCGCTAGATCCTGAAGTCGGTTTCTCAGGGACTGCCAATCAAGACGATCTTGTCACACTGAGCCAAGTTTTTGACCCTGATACCACAAAGTTGGATACCCTCCCTTCTATCGATAAAGGGATTACTGTAGATGATCTATCTCTCCTTTCACAGGTTGCTACTGCAGGTGATTATATTCAGTTCTTTGTGTCGGTAGAACCGACTGGGGCACAGGGCAGTGTTTCAAGCAATATTGACTTGCAGGAAGAGCCCATCAGCTATCACTTTGGAATGGTAGCTGACTCCATGAAAATTGAGACACATGCAACGGATGAGGACAGTAATGGAGTCATTCCTCTGCCTCGCACTTTTGGAGCATTGTCAGAGAAGGCGATTGCGTACTCGCAGCCCATCAAAGGAGAGGTGGTGTCGGAGTCGTGTACGAAGCTGAATATTCCAGGATCTCGAGTTGTCCTCAAAACTGTATAA
- a CDS encoding CFEM domain protein → MLVLPTHRILIAILLLLALYSAADDTSSDASNLALYDMIPDCAKDCVDSFIKSEYTPMECTSPSNIKCLCRTKTTSSLTLGEAALSCVLSVCSQTAIAKSMAYHICDSVSEALPKTHQTITATIFSDASVTKTSEAKNTTQATSSSSTFTTEHTSEASVTTSTARSASALTPTTSSQTPELTIYDNSSSSVSQVKPTPSTEQISSNSSEDTNKKGDHGITPAAVIGMSVASGVAGSFIIGVAVFFCCKRWRQRQWEQVAPHSFEIGGAAASEPSGFLKPMPRLPTDGLGLGSSYSPTSDRETPLQWPRNFHPMANGQTRSRCSPQSVTVHHSGQSKELKHQERIGVAISSDSDWEASPRTQSSQHSVAQLLPDPTAGLYPKPLRWSHRPPSGETLFEEDGSQQATAAAAAAGMMHNNLPRPEIPMKLVGLPANPRAFKKESLAGNVKRRSGGPTALAPPFNPNPAFRTSPSDSSAAPDETSETLQPFCPFSNSDIFLAAPVNTIQTHRRNRSSSPGRQALHPHPTPSSSTLPPGSEVASRPQIAGGNDIKRVQIQNNSRPPSEVVAPYCPDDLWLKRGRVIAPPKSQEPSEELPYPSDMFPGAVHYPDSPKKKVGALSNRVSPTSRNLTPARKGADLILHVD, encoded by the coding sequence ATGCTCGTCCTTCCTACCCACAGGATACTCATTGCGATCCTCCTCTTACTCGCACTCTACTCTGCCGCCGACGATACCTCCAGCGACGCATCAAACTTAGCCCTGTATGACATGATCCCAGACTGTGCCAAGGATTGCGTTGATAGCTTCATTAAGTCCGAATACACACCCATGGAATGCACGTCGCCATCCAACATCAAGTGCCTTTGCCGCACCAAGACAACCAGTAGCTTGACACTGGGGGAAGCCGCTTTGAGCTGTGTTCTGTCTGTATGCTCACAGACAGCCATCGCAAAGTCAATGGCTTATCACATATGTGACTCGGTATCTGAAGCTCTTCCGAAAACACACCAGACGATTACCGCAACGATCTTTTCTGATGCGAGTGTAACAAAAACGAGCGAGGCAAAAAATACCACACAGGCGACATCATCTAGCTCGACTTTCACAACTGAACACACTTCGGAGGCTTCTGTGACAACGTCCACAGCGAGATCGGCATCGGCACTGACACCAACTACTTCCAGTCAAACACCTGAACTCACAATCTATGATAATTCTTCATCTTCAGTGTCTCAAGTGAAACCAACACCCTCTACTGAACAAATTTCCAGTAATTCTTCTGAAGATACGAATAAGAAAGGTGATCATGGTATCACCCCAGCGGCGGTCATTGGAATGTCAGTAGCATCAGGTGTGGCAGGGTCTTTCATCATCGGTGTCGCTGTGTTTTTCTGCTGCAAGAGATGGCGACAAAGACAGTGGGAGCAGGTAGCGCCACACAGCTTCGAGATCGGAGGCGCTGCTGCGTCTGAGCCTTCGGGCTTTTTGAAACCGATGCCACGGCTCCCAACTGACGGTTTGGGCTTAGGATCTTCATACAGTCCAACGAGTGACCGGGAGACACCGTTACAGTGGCCACGTAATTTCCATCCAATGGCCAATGGTCAAACACGATCACGATGCTCACCACAATCTGTCACAGTACATCACTCGGGCCAGAGTAAAGAGCTCAAACACCAAGAGCGAATAGGGGTTGCCATCAGCTCTGACTCGGACTGGGAAGCTTCGCCTCGGACGCAATCATCACAGCACAGCGTAGCACAATTACTCCCAGATCCTACGGCTGGGCTATACCCAAAGCCGCTAAGGTGGAGTCATCGGCCACCTAGTGGAGAGActctctttgaagaagacgGAAGTCAACAAGCGACggcggcagcagcagcagcaggaATGATGCACAATAATCTCCCAAGGCCAGAGATTCCGATGAAACTCGTAGGACTGCCAGCCAATCCACGAGCATTTAAAAAGGAATCCCTAGCGGGCAACGTCAAACGAAGATCCGGGGGCCCGACTGCCCTGGCACCCCCATTCAATCCCAACCCAGCCTTCAGAACCTCGCCATCAGACAGCAGCGCTGCACCCGACGAAACTTCCGAAACCTTACAACCTTTCTGCCCCTTCTCAAACTCAGACATCTTCCTCGCTGCTCCCGTCAACACTATCCAGACCCACCGCCGGAACCGCAGCTCATCACCAGGGCGACAGGCGCTTCATCCACACCCCACCCCATCATCCTCAACCCTTCCCCCAGGCTCAGAGGTAGCATCCAGGCCGCAGATAGCAGGCGGAAACGATATCAAACGTGTACAGATCCAGAACAATTCACGACCGCCTAGCGAAGTCGTCGCGCCATACTGCCCAGACGACTTGTGGCTGAAGCGTGGACGTGTCATCGCGCCGCCAAAGTCCCAAGAACCGTCTGAAGAACTGCCGTATCCTTCAGATATGTTTCCGGGTGCTGTGCATTACCCTGATAGTCCGAAGAAGAAGGTCGGCGCTTTGTCGAATCGGGTTTCTCCGACTAGTCGGAATTTGACGCCAGCGAGGAAGGGCGCTGATCTAATTCTCCATGTTGATTAG
- a CDS encoding HAD-superfamily hydrolase, subfamily IIA, CECR5, which produces MDTARTDLYDPNVIVPKYSMISPSNHIFNSSMAEHELSSEDTSPINTPMPNPPKVTSDDFALAFDIDGVLIKGGKPIPEAVDAMKYINGENPYGVKVPYIFLTNGGGKTEKERCLDLSKQLDLEVDPGQFICGHTPMREMAERYHTVLVVGGEGEKCRDVAEGYGFKNVITPGDIIKTRHDTTPFRKLTDEEHENSRLLDLDKVRIEAIFVFADSRDWAGDQQIILDCLMTKDGWLNKRSEIFTEGPPVFFSHTDVVWSTSHEHSRLGMGALRASLEAVYTAITGKDLNTVAFGKPQLGTYEFATRLLQKWRKDSCGIDRSPSTVYFIGDTPESDIRGTNEFNETTENDWFSILVKTGVYQDGAVPRFPPRKICDNVFDAVRFALEREHRKT; this is translated from the exons ATGGACACCGCTCGAACTGATCTCTATGACCCCAACGTCATCGTCCCTAAGTATTCTATGATTTCTCCTTCTAACCATATCTTCAATTCTAGCATGGCCGAGCACGAACTCTCATCCGAAGATACTTCCCCAATCAACACTCCTATGCCAAACCCTCCCAAGGTTACTAGCGATGATTTTGCACTAGCCTTCGACATAGATGGTGTTCTCATCAAGGGGGGGAAGCCCATTCCCGAAGCCGTTGATGCCATGAAGTATATCAACGGTGAAAACCCCTATGGAGTCAAAGT GCCTTATATTTTCTTGACCAATGGCGGCGGAAAGACGGAGAAAGAGCGATGCCTCGATCTAAGCAAACAACTCGACCTGGAAGTTGACCCTGGTCAATTTATATGTGGCCACACGCCCATGCGCGAAATGGCAGAGCGATACCATACCGTCCTGGTGGTTGGTGGCGAGGGTGAGAAATGCCGGGACGTGGCTGAAGGATACGGATTCAAGAATGTCATCACACCCGGAGATATCATCAAGACGAGACATGATACTACGCCATTCCGAAAGTTGACGGATGAGGAGCACGAGAATTCTCGACTGCTCGATCTAGACAAGGTCCGCATCGAAGCGATCTTCGTCTTTGCAGATAGTCGCGACTGGGCCGGTGACCAGCAAATCATTTTGGACTGCCTCATGACCAAAGATGGCTGGTTGAATAAACGGTCGGAGATCTTTACCGAAGGTCCGCCGGTTTTCTTCTCGCACACCGATGTGGTTTGGTCCACATCGCATGAGCATTCACGGCTTGGAATGGGAGCGCTGCGCGCTTCCCTCGAGGCTGTTTACACGGCTATCACAGGAAAAGACCTTAACACTGTTGCTTTCGGTAAGCCGCAGCTCGGGACCTATGAATTTGCCACCCGGCTTTTGCAAAAGTGGCGAAAGGACTCGTGCGGCATCGACAGGTCTCCGTCTACCGTGTACTTTATCGGCGATACTCCGGAGTCCGATATCCGTGGCACCAATGAATTCAACGAGACCACGGAAAATGACTGGTTCTCAATTTTGGTCAAGACTGGAGTCTACCAGGATGGTGCTGTTCCCCGCTTCCCACCCAGAAAGATATGCGACAACGTTTTTGATGCCGTCAGATTTGCTCTCGAGCGTGAACACCGGAAGACTTGA
- a CDS encoding Flavin containing polyamine oxidase, putative — MHLQHLSLWAAIAGIVQPTIGVPHQTRTEGTCKKTKVAILGGGVAGITAAQALTNASVHDFVILEYRDTIGGRAWHKPFGKDKDGKPYNVEMGANWVQGIGSKGGPQNPIWVLAQKYGLNTEFSNYDNLLTYNKDGYSDYSNLLDAYDEAYDIANQKAGEILTQNLQDRNFKSGMALAGWNPKVHDMEAQAVDWWSWDFEAAYSPIESSFAFGCAGDNLTSNFFSDQDNFVIDQRGFNVILKGLASTFLIDNDPRLHLNTEVTNITYSDRGVTVHNKDGSCVEADYAITTFSLGVLQNGAINFSPELPDWKQESIQKFTMGTYTKIFFQFNETFWPSETQYHLYADPVTRGWYPIWQSLSTPGFLPDSNIIFVTVTNELAYRAERQTDEQTKKEAMEVLRKMFPEKDIPEPTAFMYPRWTTEPWAYGSYSNWPPATSLEMHQNFRANVGRLWFAGEATSPTFFGFLHGAYYEGQDAGRQIAAIMQQRCVNADSAKLRECGPRKHYKTLHGTSPYSDYTMLNGWAVDSSIDNNPE, encoded by the exons ATGCATTTGCAGCACCTTTCGCTTTGGGCCGCGATAGCGGGTATTGTCCAGCCTACTATCGGTGTGCCTCACCAGACTCGAACTGAGGGAACATGCAAGAAGACTAAAGTTGCTATCTT GGGAGGTGGTGTGGCTGGTATTACTGCTGCT CAAGCCCTGACGAATGCTTCGGTGCACGATTTCGTGATTCTCGAGTACCGCGATACTATCGGCGGTCGGGCTTGGCACAAACCGTTTGGCAAAGACAAAGATGGAAAGCCTTATAATGTTGAAATGGGTGCCAACTGG GTGCAAGGTATTGGAAGCAAAGGAGGCCCGCAGAACCCGATCTGGGTTTTG GCTCAAAAATACGGACTGAACACCGAATTCTCAAATTACGACAACCTATTAACCTACAACAAGGATGGTTACTCCGACTATAGTAATCTACTTGACGCCTATGATGAGGCGTATGATATTGCCAACCAAAAAGCAGGTGAGATTCTTACTCAGAATCTTCAGGATCGAAACTTCAAGTCAGGCATGGCCTTGGCGGGTTGGAATCCCAAAGTACATGACATGGAAGCACAGGCTGTTGACTGGTGGTCGTGGG ACTTTGAAGCTGCTTACTCCCCAATAGAGAGCTCATTTGCTTTCGGCTGTGCGGGCGATAACTTGACCTCTAACTTTTTCAGCGACCAGGACAACTTCGTCATTGACCAGCGCGGATTCAATGTCATTCTTAAAGGTCTTGCATCGACTTTTCTCATTGACAATGACCCCCGTCTTCACCTGAACACCGAGGTTACGAACATCACGTATTCAGACCGTGGTGTCACCGTTCACAATAAAGATGGCAGCTGTGTAGAAGCAGACTATGCAATTACCACATTCTCACTGGGGGTTCTGCAAAATGGCGCTATCAACTTCTCACCAGAACTGCCAGATTGGAAGCAGGAGTCCATTCAGAAGTTCACCATGGGGACATAcaccaagatcttcttccagttcaaCGAAACCTTCTGGCCCTCGGAGACACAATACCACCTCTACGCTGATCCTGTCACCCGTGGCTGGTACCCGATCTGGCAATCACTATCCACTCCCGGATTCCTCCCAGATTCTAACATCATCTTCGTAACCGTGACCAACGAGCTTGCCTATCGAGCCGAGCGCCAAACAGACGAGCAGACCAAGAAGGAAGCAATGGAAGTTCTGCGCAAGATGTTCCCGGAGAAGGATATCCCCGAGCCAACTGCATTCATGTACCCACGCTGGACTACAGAGCCCTGGGCCTACGGAAGCTACTCTAACTGGCCTCCCGCCACATCTCTGGAGATGCATCAGAACTTCCGGGCCAATGTTGGCCGGCTCTGGTTTGCCGGTGAGGCCACCAGCCCGACCTTCTTTGGATTCCTTCACGGTGCATACTATGAAGGACAGGATGCGGGCCGGCAAATCGCGGCTATCATGCAGCAGCGGTGCGTCAACGCAGATTCTGCCAAACTGAGAGAGTGTGGGCCTCGCAAGCACTATAAGACCCTACATGGCACCTCGCCGTATTCTGACTACACTATGCTCAATGGATGGGCTGTTGACAGTTCGATTGATAACAACCCTGAATAA